From the genome of Nicotiana tabacum cultivar K326 chromosome 2, ASM71507v2, whole genome shotgun sequence:
CTATGATAACACACTTTGCATATGCATACACCTTAGAATATCATTTATGCTAGTTcaggagtatgaaatttgatattcatcgatcatgtacatgtattcttgtatatctgctttctgtgtgatatgatCTGGACTGATAGCCTATGACCATGCCGGACGGGTTGtaattattggcacatgagttgtctgtgcgattgatattattggcacgtgatttgtccgtgcaaTATGCGATTTGTCCGTGtagttgatattattagcacgtgagttgtccgtgtagcacgtaaATTGCCTGTGcaacgtgtggatatggatccatcccctagagtcaccctctcatgttccttcttgatggtgtacacgcggttattgaggaaaactgatcagtggtttggtaTGGTTGTGAAAATTCAGAGGAAAAGTTGGCTAATGTTTGATtttgttattgcatttcatctttactagcaatttgtttggttgtttgcctgatttatttgcatatctcCTTTATATGTCGGATTGTTGATTGAGCAGAGGATGTTAAGAGATTATGTGCACCAAGATGGTTCTTTCGAAGATTTATAACCTACTCGtattattgttctgtacttgttgAATTCATAAACAGTACATGTGATTAGCAAGTATCacttataattcttgcttctattacctcgccgaggttagttataatacttgttgagtacatgtggtcggttgtactcatactacactctgcacttaattgtgtagatccaggtgttaaACCCAGTCACCAGTAGCAGAGTTTTGCTTGCTGAGTTACCtgagagacgaggtagagctgcatttcGATCGTAGTCTTGGCGTCTCTTTTCTCTTATATTGTTGTCTTTATTTTAGACAGCATTGCTATTTAGCTTTTCAGGCTTGTATTTTCGTTTTAGAGCTCACGACTCTTTATTTACCAGTTATGGAAGAGATGTTTTGTATCGACACTGTTGTTTATGTTAATTGGTCTTAGACTTGTACTATTTTGTTAAATTCAGTAATTATACTTCGTTATCGTTATGTTTGTCTTGCCTAGCTACtgggttaggcgccatcacaaacGGTTAGTGGTTTTGAGGTTGTGATAAGATAATGCAATTGAAAGATCTTTTCACATTTCAATTAAATACTACAGttacaatttttgtttttgcaaTAAAACAATTACTAGAACAAACTAGATAAAGACATTAAAGTGGACCCAACACTAAATATGATTCACGATTAGCATTAGCTTTTataaacttttaattttatttttattttataacataaatacatcttttaaatattatttatgttaatataaacaaaaatttattttcacTAATACATAATATATCTAAGACTAGTCATCAGTTAAATAATAAGGACTTGTTCAAAAGAAGAGGAGCTGACAATATAAAGTACTGTCAGAGTTGTATTAGGACTCGCAAATTAGTAGTTACTAACGGAATGAAGAGGGAGCACGTCAAGAAATTATACCCCTAAGCTATATTCAAATTACTATTATTAATAAGGGACTACCCAAAGATTTTGTCGTCCTCGCATTCAAGTTTTCAAAACTATTGCCCTTAAAGTTGCTATTTTTTACCTTATTAATTTTATGGGTGTTGAATTAATGATATTACTTTTAAGTCCTATTTTGTAATTTTATGGGTTTCTTATAGGAGATAGTACACTTATTTTTGTACTATCCCTTCTCATCTTACATTAACCTTTTATTACGGTAGATGTCTTCGGACATTTCGTAAATAAAACTAACTTTTTGGGCTTTCTTATTGCATCTTAACCAAAATATTTAGTTCTATAATTAGAATTGTTGAAGTACTATAGCTTATatgtatcttttatctttatAAATTCAAGAAAAACATGTAAGCATCCAAACTCCTATTCATCAGTCTTCATAATTTTATCGCTACATTAGCATAAACGCATCCTTTAAAAGTAAAAAAGTTCAAATATTAATAAGAGTAAAACATGTTAAGCCTATTATTTTTAAACTCTATTTTGGTGTGTGGACatttatagttttattttttggctAAGAAGATTGTAGGAACTTAAGTAATGTTATTCCAAGGGGTATCATCAAACGTGTGTCTCCTTGGTCTTCTTTGCCTAATTtcaatttgattttggttttgtttcttttaaacatatttttaaagaaaaaaaattcttggTTAGGTTTTTTGGTCTTTTAAATAGTTTTTTGGTTTTGTATAGAATATTTTGGTCAGGTTCTTTTTTCAAAAACATAACTTTGTGCTCTTTTTATTCTGTTTCAAAAATCATTCcgatttaatttttatatatcaaaattgaacttttcaaagaaaaatgtattgtttaattaatattatttgatatatatatatatatatatatatatatatatatatatatatatatatatatatatattttatgacttgtcgTGGGGAAATTATGAGaagttcttttaaaaaaatatataattattatcattatcattagattttgaatttttggaatttaaaCTAAAACTGACACATTTGTCTATCCTACACTATGCATCAAAGGAATAAATGTCCAAAAGCGAAGATTTATACAACATCAATAAGATATTTTGATCATAAATATATGGGATATTGTTATCTTTAAGTAAAAATATGAACCTCCAGATTTATATTGATTATGTCCGCTAGATGTCCATGTTAATCTTACCTCTAAATAAAAATAGAACATTGCATTTTAAAAGTAGCAATCAACAAACTAAAGCCATGTGAGTTCGAAAATAAGGGAATTAGATTTGGTTCTTTGTTGTGTTGATACGAGTTCTAAGCAAATCTCTTAAATATGATACATGGTGCATCAATTCAGGATTCACTTTGAATACAAGACTGAAAACGTGTTGGTGGATTTGAAATTTATCTTGGCTATAATTTGAATACACACGATTATTTTTTATCAGGAGAAATAAGATATTTGGTGAAAACTTAAAAACATAATgcaactttttctttttaatcatATGTATTACTTTTTGGCCTTGAATTTGGGCCCAGCCTCAGCACGGGCTTACTGCGTCTAGTTTTGTTAAAgaaagagaaattttcagaaaccactattgtttagtggctattaactccCTATAGTTACCATATgtataattacttcctatagctaatATTTAGTTGTTACAGtagtgtattcacatgtattcgcgccatgtattcatgaatacagcagcaaaaggcgcctaaaatcagggcagtccagttgtacgcgcatgtattcacatgtattcgcgccatgtattcatgaatacaatagcaaaatgCACCTAAAATCAAGGCAGTTCAGCTGTATAAAAGGCgcaatgtattcatgaatacagtaacgataATCTCTTAAATGTCGCGTAAAATCAGGGTtgtccagctgtacgcgcatgtattcacatgtattcgcgccatgtattcatgaatacaacagcaaaaagtgtataaaatcagggcagtccagctttacgcgcatgtattcacatgtatttgcgctgctgtattcatgaatacagctatacgcgcatgtattcacatgtattcgcgtcatgtatttatgaatacagtaACGTCAATCCCTTAAAAGTAGATATGTCataagagagaggaaaaacataaataacgtatttcatgcctcaacgatagtatataccataaaatacttattttgctataaaatataaaaggtagttatagaaaataatattttaaaataattttaatttataataaataaagcgtATACGTTTGATATAAATGGTAAAATTTCGTTAAAGAAATAATCATTCACTGCAAACGGTTACCACTAATGACACCAAACAAAATACGGATccatctttttgtttttttccggGGTACAAGGATATCCCTTAACGGCTAAGAACAGACCACGTAGCCTCCCGCCAATAGAGAGAAACACTAACGTCGGAAAAAAGACGGAAAACTCCTCGACTGACCTAGGTAATTGAATTCTTCGAATTTCCCCCTTTGTAAAGTCGGTGCAGTTAACCGCGGGCTTTCAATTCCTATTTTCTGCCACCCCCAAATTCAAATCAGTATCTCTACTCCTAAGTGTGACTGTATCCAAAATGCCTCCACAAACCAGAAGAAGTTCGTTTCCGAAAGTGGTGATCGAAAGAGACACCGAGTCCGAGGAAAGCTCGTCAGAGGATGAggctgttgaagaagaagaagaacaagaagaagctAATGTGGTTGTACCTGAAGAGACAATAGAAGCAGAGGCTTCGGAGttgaagaagaaagggaaaacacCCATCACTATTACTCTCAAGAAAGTTTGCAAAGTATATGCCGacccccttttcttctttttcaaatttaTGCTCTTCGGGGTGCGGAATAGTGGGaattttcatccatttttttccCAGGTTTGCAAGAAAACGGGTCATGAAGCAGGGTTTAGGGGTGCCACTTACATTGATTGCCCAATGAAACCATGTTTTCTCTGCAAAATGCCTGGTAATTTCTGAAGCTTTTAGTTAAGACTCTGTATACAAGTATTTAGGTAGCTTGTATTTTTCTCTTTGCAACTTTTTCTAGTTAGTTCTGGTAAAATATTATCACTGTTTCTGCTCGTCTTAtgttaatatattttttcttatttattccgtTGCATGCCCTGTATCTCCTGAATATAATAGTTGTCTATTTCATGATTCTTTTTATACTTTACACGAACATcttaaattttgttttgtttatttattattatttttttggtcgGGGTTGAAGGGCACACCACAATGACTTGCCCTCACCGAGTAGCTACCGAATATGGAATAGTCCCAGCGCCACGCAAGAACACAACTACTTCTTTGGAATTTGTTTTCCAGCGCCAGCTTCAACCACGGCTTCCTCCAGTAAGCTTTCTCTTACTGTGCAAAAGATTTCCATAGTTATTGGAGATGCTATCCTGACATATAATTTCTTCTTGGATGTTGTGTCTCAAAACTAATCTCCTGTAGTATCTAATTAACGTTAGAGGTATTGTTGTTTGTCATTAGACATGAATGTTCATACTTTATTGGCATTATTCAGAGAATCATGGATAATAGTAGTTTGTGAGTAAGCTTTACAGTTTGACTAGAAGGTTTCTGCTTCCGTTTTGGGGTTATATATTGATATTCTAGTTGCCGGTGATGTACTTTTGTCTCATTTGGCACATGGTTCTATTCGTTTATACTCTTTCTGTGCCGTTTTTTGTTGCaatctttcctttttagtctgttccaaaaaatAGACACTTACAAACTTTTAACTTTAGACTTCCTATTTTGCAATGTGTTAATGGTTATTATTTTTCAcacacgaaatttattttctaccTTGGTCTATGGTTATAGGGTAATTTTTCATTGTCACTCCTTGTAAGCTTAAAGAATCACATTCTTGTTTACTATTGTGCAACATTTTCTCTTCAAGTAGTAGATGTCCACAATCTGTATCTTCAGTAAAGCTGTTTCATATTTTGCTTATTTGGTTTCTTTAATAGATCAAGCCAGCTTATGTGATCCCAGATCAAGTCCACTGTGCAGTTATCAGGTACCACAGTAGGCGAGTCGCATGCTTGGAGTTTCATCCTACAAACAACAATATTCTTTTATCTGGTGATAAGGTGCGGGTTCTTTCTGCGATATAGCTGTAAAGTGTGACTATGAATTGAGGTCACTGTTGCAAGGGTCACATAAATTTCTGGAGGTTAATGCAATATTACTTTATTTTACAGAAAGGCCAACTTGGTATCTGGGATTTTGGTAAAGTACATGAAAAGACAATATATGGGAACATACACAATTGTATACTTAACAACATGAAGTGAGTATTTATCTCTCTTGTTGTTGCATCTTTTGATAGTCTTTAATGTTTGCAGCTACTTATAGATTTCACCTGCATTACTATGTCCTCAATCAATAAATGAGTTATGTTTAACTCGTGTAGGTTCAACCCGACAAATGGCGGTTCAATATATGCTGCTTCATCAGATGGGACAATAAGTTGCACTGACCTGGAGACTGGGATTTCCTTGTCACTAATGAACCTTAATCCAAATGGGTGGGAGGTGATTTTCCGAATAGAAGCTGTTGTGTGAATTGATTATCTTTTATTTCTGATATTGTGCTTGGACGAGCCTATGGCACATTTTGAACTACCTTGTCCCCTTTTAGGGCGTGTAGATACTTTTCAGCTACAAGGACACCGATCATTTCAGGAAATTTCAGCCTTGCTGATATACAGAAACCTATCACATTTAcatatttgattcatttttaCTCTCAAGTTCGGTCTTCCTCTTTGGTTTCCAGTTAGGTTTGTTGTTTAAATCAGCTTGAGTTTTCACCTGTAGTTTAGTTGAATACTTTGTTTGAATCCGTGAATACATGAGATTAAGTGTGTTCCCTGACTGTGGGTCAAAGTAAACGACATCTTGATGCACCGATTGTTTCTAAAAATGATATCGATGATGTTCTAGGTTCTCACTAATTACATCACTGAATCTATTGCTTTCAGTTGGGGATAGCAAAGAAAAGGAGAGTGAAATACATGACGCCAACAAGTAGGTTATCATGAAGTGGTTATATGGTTCTATTGGAGTTTAAGTTACAGATGATTTTTCTGTAGGGACCAAGCCGTTGGAGGATGCTTTATGGGTTGGATGTTAACTCAGATAAAAGTGTTGTCCTTGTTGCTGATAATTTTGGATATCTGTACATGTAAGTGTCTTTTGAACTTTTTGGGGAGGTCAATGTTTATGCAGTATTGAAGATACGAATTTCTTTCTCTAAAAAGTTCTGTAGATATGAAATTCTCTCTTCTTATCTGTTAAAATGACTGGTTTGATGATACTTTGTCATGTGCATTAGGTTAATGGACGTCTCATATATCACTAACAGAAAATTTTAACCTAATTTTCTGGGCAGCTGGAAATTATTAAGGATTGTTTACTCGTcctttgaaaaaataattttcattagGTTAGCTGTCACAGTAATTCAAGCAGACTTTTGTGCAGTCTGATTATCATTTGGGCTGTAGCCTTAAAAATTATGCTAATCTTGATTCTTTTACTATATTTGAGGCggaaaggattttttttttttggggggggggggggggttgtttctGGGGATGAACGGGAACTGGATAAAAGATTACGTTTTCTTATGGGTAAAGATGATAATGCCACACTTATTTTTCCTGAATGTTGCTTTCTGAACTGAGTTATTTTCAGTTCAtgtgacaacaacaacaaacccagtgaattcccacaagtggggtctaggacGGAtgagatgtacgcagccttactccTACCCTGGAAGGCAGAGATACTGTTTCCggaagaccctcggctaaagaaaagataaaaagaagcaATGAAAACAAGTATAAACAACAATAAGATAAAAAGACGACTGAAACCAAGGTAGCAAATAAACGGTAGTAATAGCAATCTAAGAATAAATGTATAACAAACTAACACTAATGCTACGAACTGAGGAAGACAAAGGGAGACACTCGACTACCTAttaaccttctaccttaatcctcgacctccacaccatCCTATCAAGAGTCATGTCCTTTCAGTTCATGACTTCATGTGAATATTATAGAATAATTAAGTAGTATTTAAAATGACCAACAACTACAGATAAATGATTGCTATAAGACACGCCAAGTTTTAAGCTGAATTCGTATGTATAGAATTCTTTTGAGTGTTGAATCCTCTACATGGAATATCTGCACAGTGTGGTTCATCTTTTAATTCCAAGCCCTTTGGCAAAAGTAATTTTGTTATCTTTCAGTTGCATACTGTTTGCAATTGAACTTTGAAAACTTTTACTGGAAGACTAAGTAAAATTTCAGCCTAGAGTATCAAAAGTAGAAATGTTTGAGGAGAGTTGGTAGTTTGGAAGAAAGATTCTAATTGATGGAACTTCTGTTCCATTTCCTACAACATTGCTTGTCAAAGCAAGAATAGACTTTGCTGTTGACTGTATTCCACTACCCACACCATCTTTTTATGTGTTTGATCCCCCTATGGTTTTGTATTTGGTTGCATTTGTTTTTATTTGGTGCACATGTACAGGGCTGATATGCGGAGCAATAACATAATAAGCAAACCTACTTTGATTCACAAGAAAGGAACTAAAGTTGTTGGTCTAAACTGCAATCCTCTTCAACCAGATCTACTTCTGAGCTGTGGGAATGATCACTTTGTAAGTTCCATTTACTTGATCAGTCTATATGATCTGGCTCTTGATTTCACTTTGATTCATGTAAATAGCATAAGAGCTCGTTGCAGAAAATACCTCTATTCCTTCTTTATATGCGTTAAATCAGTGGTGGTAATTTTTATCAAGTGAAATATTTTGTTGCCACAGGCTCGAATATGGGATATGCGCCGCTTGGAAGCTGGGTCTTCTCTTTATAATCTTGAACATAAACGTGTTGTTAGTTCTGCATATTTTTCTCCACAAAGTGGCAGCAAAATACTTACTACTTCGCTGGATAATCGGATCCGTGTGTGGGATTCAATTTTTGGCAACCTTGATTATCCAAGCCGAGAAATTGTTCACAGTCACGATTTTAACCGATATCTTACAGCATTCCGAGCAGAATGGGATCCAAAGGCAAGCATGTGCAGAACTAATTTGTTAATTGAAGAATTCACCATTTAACTCGTGATTGATTTCAAAGTAGAAAAAGTGGAGCAGGTCTATATCAATGAATATTACTTTGTGCAGGACTCATCAGAGTCTCTTGTTGTCATCGGGCGTTACattagtgaaaattatgatgGAGCTGCTTTGCATCCCATTGACTTCATCAACATCAGTACTGGGCAGTTGGTTGCCGAGGTCATGGACCCAAACATAACAACTATTAGTCCGGTGAACAAGCTACATCCACGTGAAGATATTCTGGCATCTGGTAGTTCAAGGTTTGAACAATGATCATATTTATGTGTCTTATGCGGTGATAACCGACAAGTGGTGAACGTACTATTTTGGTTGTTTGTGGCATATGGATGCCACTTTGCTTATATAGAATTATATTATGACTGTTCTCTGTTAAACAACAATAAATTGACCCTTTCTCTGATTGAAATCTTCCTACTGTTTGAAGCATGTTAATGCAGAACATGATTCAAGGTTGATTTGTTGCCGAATATCTTTTCAGATTCTCACATCTTGTTATTATACTTTGCACCCAACATCGTAGTTTAAGGTTTCTAACACTTACTTTTCCCATCAATCACATTGATCCTTCCAGTGTTGCATGCTCTATTGTCAATAGACAACATCCCATTGTCAGTTATTTGAAAAGGAGCCCCTTCAACAATCTAACTGCGGTTTTCGTAGTTTACTTTGATTTGGATTAAGATTTCACTAGCTATTTGTAAGGGAATATGAGGGATTGTGTGTTTGGCCTGCCTTGTGATATATACCTCTGTTGGTTTCTCATTCTAGTAAGCATTTTAATATGTACTATTGATTATCTTTGTATTTCAGATCTCTTTTCATTTGGAGGCCTAAGAAGCTGTCTAACATTGCACAACCTAGAGaagaaaagagaattttattaTGTGGGGAGGCCAGTAAGAAACATACCAAGAAGCATGATCATAACAGTGATGATGATTCTGACAATGATATATTTAGAGGCAAGGATAAGGGCCCCAAGCAGAAGAAACTTCCCTTAAAATCGTCTTCTTATAGTTCCCGGAAAAGCCGTTAACTTTTGGAACCGAACGACACCTCTGCCAATGATTAAGTGCATTTTTGTCAAGAAACTCCACTTCATACTTGGGAGAAATGTGTCTTAACTGTGCTATAGTGTTGGAGTACGACGCAGTATCTTGGGTCCCCTTTTGGTTTGTATAATTCCCATCTATGCTGCTCGAAACAGCTAATGTTTTTGATTAGTTTAGAGTGTGTGATTGCTGATCTAGTGTCTGTAAGTGGTACTGCAAATGTGATTCATTGGAATTGGAAATGGCCTTTTTTGGGGTTCCTTCGCGTAGATGTAATTCATGTCAACCAATTTGGGCTGACGTTTGTTGTTGCGTCAACTCCATCTTTTTGCTTATAAAACCATCACGGTGAACTAGTGTTTTAAAAGGGTGGTGCATGAGTTGGAGCGTTTTACTTAATATGAGGCGAGGCGTAAGCCCTGAGATATGGGGCGTAAGCCTCACAtgtctttaaattttttaatttattaattgatAAGATAAATAActcaaaaaagtaaaaaaatatattaaaagctTAAGAAAATTTAAAAGGATCAAAGAAACTTATAGAAAATAAAGTATCTAGCATGTAttttaatataataaagttattatgagaaaaacttttgaagtatacacaattgtcaaataatttatatatatatatatatatatatatatatatatatatatatcctttacatagtactcaacaattaccacatagttACAATTTAAAGGTCTCTCTTTcatgaataaataaaaaatactttcaaataattcagcaaaataataaaatttagaTAATTTTGAGAGACATAGAACTAAGGCATGAAGACTAGTAGCAAGTGAAGATATAGATTTCGACTATTTatttttagaagaaatattcaaatgatattcACCCTCACAATATTCTCAATTGTTAATTAGATATGC
Proteins encoded in this window:
- the LOC107759199 gene encoding protein DAMAGED DNA-BINDING 2, producing the protein MPPQTRRSSFPKVVIERDTESEESSSEDEAVEEEEEQEEANVVVPEETIEAEASELKKKGKTPITITLKKVCKVCKKTGHEAGFRGATYIDCPMKPCFLCKMPGHTTMTCPHRVATEYGIVPAPRKNTTTSLEFVFQRQLQPRLPPIKPAYVIPDQVHCAVIRYHSRRVACLEFHPTNNNILLSGDKKGQLGIWDFGKVHEKTIYGNIHNCILNNMKFNPTNGGSIYAASSDGTISCTDLETGISLSLMNLNPNGWEGPSRWRMLYGLDVNSDKSVVLVADNFGYLYMADMRSNNIISKPTLIHKKGTKVVGLNCNPLQPDLLLSCGNDHFARIWDMRRLEAGSSLYNLEHKRVVSSAYFSPQSGSKILTTSLDNRIRVWDSIFGNLDYPSREIVHSHDFNRYLTAFRAEWDPKDSSESLVVIGRYISENYDGAALHPIDFINISTGQLVAEVMDPNITTISPVNKLHPREDILASGSSRSLFIWRPKKLSNIAQPREEKRILLCGEASKKHTKKHDHNSDDDSDNDIFRGKDKGPKQKKLPLKSSSYSSRKSR